A stretch of Dysidea avara chromosome 5, odDysAvar1.4, whole genome shotgun sequence DNA encodes these proteins:
- the LOC136256587 gene encoding uncharacterized protein isoform X1, with translation MADFGPYHSATSLLCDGAVVSLWSRARGLHVFINDEGNVHGDGQLHKSAEWKVHERGDGMVAFQNEQHPGKWLRIKDDDTNVGGDGGPWCDFKVHEIEGFIALESTKNHGQHLGIRPDGSLKPPTETGKGEHGQFAVIVKSKGPHHRPMMPSANLMKQGAHVHVISKSAGRGIQNKEDTPAAKANSGPWSVFNVELRGPGRIALHSVKEHKKYMRIKDGKLDHGGDGGKWCDLYVHDVENGYVVFESCQNRGTHVGILPDGSCKNPNETGVGEHGQFWVIVDEMPDPNADSACVPIKQAGPCALSEGAVVHLFSRDSGAYLHLGDDGTLTAKQGTTDKRTEWKVHHRGENVAFQNEEHKGKWLRIKDNSTDCGGDGGPWCYLHVHTHDNGFVSLESTKDPGQHVGANDGNIKPPNHTGTGRHGQWHVVLDEKADRTHQLPTTPGTSFLRNGAIIVLCSRANGRTLMACGDDRNSVKGNGGTGHWAQFKVVVKEPGRIALQFEKNHDKFLRIKGNHTDLRGQSGGPFTYFYVHNNNNGTISLESVENRSQHIGITGDGQLKPANETGTGKHGQFYPILL, from the exons ATGGCTGATTTTGGACCTTATCACTCTGCAACA AGTTTACTATGCGACGGAGCCGTAGTCTCTCTGTGGTCGAGGGCACGCGGTCTACATGTCTTCATCAACGACGAAGGAAATGTTCACGGAGACGGGCAGCTTCACAAGTCAG CTGAATGGAAAGTACATGAACGAGGAGATGGAATGGTGGCCTTCCAGAATGAACAACACCCTGGCAAGTGGCTGCGTATCAAAGACGACGATACCAATGTTGGG GGTGATGGAGGCCCCTGGTGCGACTTCAAAGTCCATGAAATTG AGGGGTTTATTGCACTGGAGTCAACCAAGAACCATGGTCAACATCTTGGTATCCGTCCTGATGGGTCACTCAAGCCACCGACAGAGACAGGCAAAGGTGAACATGGTCAATTTGCAGTGATAGTCAAATCAAAG GGTCCACATCATCGGCCAATGATGCCATCTGCTAAT CTAATGAAGCAAGGAGCACATGTCCATGTGATCAGCAAGAGTGCTGGACGAGGCATTCAGAATAAGGAAGATACTCCGGCTGCAAAAGCTAATAGTGGACCATGGA GTGTTTTTAATGTCGAGTTGAGGGGACCAGGCAGGATAGCCCTCCACAGTGTGAAGGAACACAAAAAGTACATGCGTATTAAGGATGGAAAGTTAGACCATGGTGGTGATGGAGGAAAGTGGTGTGACCTTTACGTACACGATGTCG AAAATGGATATGTAGTGTTCGAGTCTTGTCAAAATCGGGGGACACATGTGGGCATCTTACCTGATGGTTCTTGTAAGAATCCCAACGAGACTGGTGTGGGAGAACATGGACAATTCTGGGTGATTGTCGATGAAATG CCTGATCCTAATGCTGATAGTGCTTGTGTACCTATAAAACAAGCTGGACCA TGTGCTCTATCAGAGGGAGCTGTGGTACACTTGTTTTCAAGGGACAGTGGTGCTTACCTCCATCTTGGTGATGATGGTACCTTGACTGCTAAGCAAGGAACCACAGACAAGAGAA CTGAATGGAAGGTACATCATCGTGGTGAGAATGTAGCATTCCAGAACGAGGAACACAAAGGAAAGTGGCTACGCATCAAGGACAACAGCACCGATTGTGGG GGAGACGGAGGACCGTGGTGTTACTTGCATGTACACACTCATG ATAATGGTTTCGTCTCATTGGAGTCTACCAAGGACCCTGGTCAACATGTTGGTGCTAATGATGGCAACATAAAGCCACCTAACCACACTGGCACTGGTCGCCATGGACAATGGCATGTGGTCCTTGATGAAAAG GCTGATCGTACACACCAACTACCAACAACTCCTGGTACCTCA TTCTTGAGGAACGGTGCCATTATTGTGTTGTGCTCTCGTGCTAATGGTCGCACACTGATGGCTTGTGGTGACGATCGCAACTCCGTGAAGGGTAATGGAGGCACAGGACATTGGG CCCAATTCAAGGTGGTTGTTAAAGAACCCGGTAGGATTGCTCTTCAGTTTGAGAAGAATCATGATAAGTTTCTGcgcatcaaaggaaaccacactGACCTTCGTGGACAGTCAGGTGGTCCATTCACCTACTTTTATGTCCATAACAATA ATAATGGTACTATCAGTCTTGAGTCAGTAGAAAATCGTTCACAACATATTGGGATCACAGGTGATGGACAGTTGAAGCCGGCTAATGAAACTGGTACCGGAAAACATGGTCAATTCTATCCCATACTG CTGTAA
- the LOC136256490 gene encoding uncharacterized protein has translation MASFLAAAEVLRHLKIPSSRVRPTGVELGRGSYGKVFEVKYDGKSCASKEVHRWMMELPTAEEQSKIKDDFLRECHLWSTLRHPNVVQFLGIYYPSSDESVLPVMVMEKMQESVTSLVDKHDNIPLLVKLSILHDVSLGLRYLHGHNPPIVHRDLSPNNILVTPHLEAKITDLGVAKTMTMGPNSKTMTKTPGTGVFMPPEALDDKPVYGPPLDVFSFGGVILYVTSRQWPTPKSWSQIDPKTRKRIMLSEVERRQQYIDMMIGSDADLKPLVVSCLEDDPELRPPAADMSERIEVMKEEYSKKTTHDGMDPISWLGEIKQTSTQLPAEIKQMSTQLQQLVVKESTIPDLFSGPVNIKWEEGAPAPVSRCYHTAVLYNGVIYVGGAMTKSDDGTIQFPHTLDMYHPDTNTWDIIDTPHRSFAITVLTGKVVIVGGGIRTSGEITNKVLVLESGQWKDYTEMPTARCAVTAISHLSILIVVGGIGGKGTISTTELFDATTGQWFKCDDLPQPLFCSQSVIVGDTVYVLGGATKDCKFSTAVYAAPLDTLSSHQVKWQHLVDTPCGDPAAVGLNNKYLLAVGGDDIYNLNSTATTWMTIATLPVWTNSTSVVCDEESRLIMIGGLIKGGRATNKVWIGSFQ, from the exons atGGCTTCTTTTCTAGCAGCAGCTGAAGTACTACGTCACCTTAAGATTCCCAGTTCTCGGGTGAGACCAACTGGAGTGGAACTAGGTCGAGGGTCGTATGGGAAAGTTTTCGAGGTGAAATACGATGGAAAGTCGTGCGCCAGTAAAGAGGTTCATCGTTGGATGATGGAACTTCCCACTGCCGAAGAACAATCCAAAATAAAAGATGACTTCTTGCGAGAATGCCACCTCTGGAGTACTCTACGTCATCCTAACGTTGTACAATTCCTAGGAATTTACTATCCTTCTAGTGACGAGTCCGTACTGCCTGTTATGGTGATGGAGAAGATGCAGGAGAGTGTAACATCACTGGTAGATAAACATGATAATATTCCCTTACTGGTGAAACTGTCAATACTACATGATGTGTCTCTAGGACTGAGGTATCTTCATGGTCACAATCCTCCAATTGTCCACCGAGACTTGTCTCCTAATAACATCCTGGTGACCCCTCATCTTGAAGCAAAGATCACAGATCTTGGTGTGGCAAAGACAATGACGATGGGCCCAAACAGCAAGACGATGACTAAAACTCCAGGAACTGGTGTGTTTATGCCCCCAGAGGCATTGGATGATAAGCCAGTATATGGACCACCATTAGATGTGTTCTCTTTTGGAGGTGTGATCCTCTACGTCACTAGCCGACAATGGCCTACTCCAAAATCATGGTCACAGATTGATCCCAAGACAAGGAAACGGATAATGTTGTCAGAGGTAGAGCGACGTCAACAGTACATAGATATGATGATCGGAAGTGATGCAGATTTGAAGCCATTGGTTGTGTCATGTTTAGAAGATGATCCAGAGTTACGTCCTCCAGCAGCAGACATGTCTGAGAGGATTGAGGTGATGAAGGAAGAGTACAGCAAGAAGACAACTCATGATGGTATGGACCCCATCTCATGGTTGGGTGAGATCAAACAAACGTCAACACAGTTACCAGCTGAGATCAAACAAATGTCAACACAGCTA CAACAACTGGTTGTGAAGGAGTCCACCATACCTGACTTGTTCAGTGGACCAGTGAACATCAAGTGGGAGGAGGGAGCCCCTGCACCAGTGAGTAGATGTTACCACACTGCAGTGTTGTATAATGGAGTGATTTATGTGGGAGGTGCCATGACCAAAAGTGATGATGGTACAATACAATTCCCCCACACACTAGACATGTATCATCCAGACACTAACACATGGGACATTATTGATACTCCACATCGATCATTTGCCATAACAGTGTTGACTGGTAAAGTTGTTATTGTTGGTGGGGGAATTAGAACAAGTGGTGAGATCACTAACAAGGTACTTGTACTGGAGAGTGGCCAGtggaaagactatacagaaatGCCTACAGCAAGATGTGCTGTCACTGCTATTAGCCACCTGTCAATATTGATAGTGGTGGGTGGTATTGGTGGTAAGGGCACAATCAGTACAACAGAACTATTTGATGCTACTACTGGCCAGTGGTTCAAATGTGATGATCTCCCTCAACCACTTTTCTGTTCACAATCAGTCATAGTAGGTGACACAGTGTATGTGTTAGGTGGGGCCACTAAAGATTGCAAATTCTCTACAGCAGTGTATGCTGCTCCTCTTGATACTTTGTCTAGTCACCAAGTAAAGTGGCAACATCTTGTAGATACTCCATGTGGTGATCCAGCTGCTGTTGGTCTGAATAACAAATACTTGTTAGCAGTAGGTGGAGATGATATTTACAACCTCAACTCTACAGCTACTACATGGATGACCATTGCAACTCTTCCAGTATGGACAAATTCCACTTCTGTTGTGTGTGATGAAGAATCCCGGCTAATAATGATCGGAGGACTGATCAAGGGTGGAAGAGCTACCAATAAAGTATGGATTGGATCATTCCAGTAG
- the LOC136256587 gene encoding uncharacterized protein isoform X2, giving the protein MKSRVWFIALESTKNHGQHLGIHPDGSLKPPTETGKGEHGQFAVVVKSKGPHHRPMMPSANLMKQGAHVHVISKSAGRGIQNKEDTPAAKANSGPWSVFNVELRGPGRIALHSVKEHKKYMRIKDGKLDHGGDGGKWCDLYVHDVENGYVVFESCQNRGTHVGILPDGSCKNPNETGVGEHGQFWVIVDEMPDPNADSACVPIKQAGPCALSEGAVVHLFSRDSGAYLHLGDDGTLTAKQGTTDKRTEWKVHHRGENVAFQNEEHKGKWLRIKDNSTDCGGDGGPWCYLHVHTHDNGFVSLESTKDPGQHVGANDGNIKPPNHTGTGRHGQWHVVLDEKADRTHQLPTTPGTSFLRNGAIIVLCSRANGRTLMACGDDRNSVKGNGGTGHWAQFKVVVKEPGRIALQFEKNHDKFLRIKGNHTDLRGQSGGPFTYFYVHNNNNGTISLESVENRSQHIGITGDGQLKPANETGTGKHGQFYPILL; this is encoded by the exons ATGAAATCA AGGGTTTGGTTTATTGCACTGGAGTCAACTAAGAACCATGGTCAACATCTTGGTATCCATCCTGATGGTTCACTCAAGCCACCAACAGAGACAGGCAAAGGTGAACATGGACAATTTGCAGTGGTAGTCAAATCAAAG GGTCCACATCATCGGCCAATGATGCCATCTGCTAAT CTAATGAAGCAAGGAGCACATGTCCATGTGATCAGCAAGAGTGCTGGACGAGGCATTCAGAATAAGGAAGATACTCCGGCTGCAAAAGCTAATAGTGGACCATGGA GTGTTTTTAATGTCGAGTTGAGGGGACCAGGCAGGATAGCCCTCCACAGTGTGAAGGAACACAAAAAGTACATGCGTATTAAGGATGGAAAGTTAGACCATGGTGGTGATGGAGGAAAGTGGTGTGACCTTTACGTACACGATGTCG AAAATGGATATGTAGTGTTCGAGTCTTGTCAAAATCGGGGGACACATGTGGGCATCTTACCTGATGGTTCTTGTAAGAATCCCAACGAGACTGGTGTGGGAGAACATGGACAATTCTGGGTGATTGTCGATGAAATG CCTGATCCTAATGCTGATAGTGCTTGTGTACCTATAAAACAAGCTGGACCA TGTGCTCTATCAGAGGGAGCTGTGGTACACTTGTTTTCAAGGGACAGTGGTGCTTACCTCCATCTTGGTGATGATGGTACCTTGACTGCTAAGCAAGGAACCACAGACAAGAGAA CTGAATGGAAGGTACATCATCGTGGTGAGAATGTAGCATTCCAGAACGAGGAACACAAAGGAAAGTGGCTACGCATCAAGGACAACAGCACCGATTGTGGG GGAGACGGAGGACCGTGGTGTTACTTGCATGTACACACTCATG ATAATGGTTTCGTCTCATTGGAGTCTACCAAGGACCCTGGTCAACATGTTGGTGCTAATGATGGCAACATAAAGCCACCTAACCACACTGGCACTGGTCGCCATGGACAATGGCATGTGGTCCTTGATGAAAAG GCTGATCGTACACACCAACTACCAACAACTCCTGGTACCTCA TTCTTGAGGAACGGTGCCATTATTGTGTTGTGCTCTCGTGCTAATGGTCGCACACTGATGGCTTGTGGTGACGATCGCAACTCCGTGAAGGGTAATGGAGGCACAGGACATTGGG CCCAATTCAAGGTGGTTGTTAAAGAACCCGGTAGGATTGCTCTTCAGTTTGAGAAGAATCATGATAAGTTTCTGcgcatcaaaggaaaccacactGACCTTCGTGGACAGTCAGGTGGTCCATTCACCTACTTTTATGTCCATAACAATA ATAATGGTACTATCAGTCTTGAGTCAGTAGAAAATCGTTCACAACATATTGGGATCACAGGTGATGGACAGTTGAAGCCGGCTAATGAAACTGGTACCGGAAAACATGGTCAATTCTATCCCATACTG CTGTAA
- the LOC136255600 gene encoding uncharacterized protein, with the protein MPSTNLLKQGAHVHLISKSAGRGIQNKEDTPTAKANSGPWSMTVSWVGLNKEDTPTAKANSGPWSVFTVELRGPGRIAIHSVKEHEKYMRIKDGKLDHGGDGGEWCDFYVHDVENGYVVFESYQHQGTHVGILPDGSCKNPNETGVGEHGQFWVIVDEMPDPNAESASVPVKKPTPVKQPTPVKQPTPVKQPSPVKQPSPVEQPSPVEQAAPVEQAAPVEQTAPVEQAAPVNNKEDKSATSTNYWLWLLIAIVTSYCCYVLYDKIK; encoded by the exons ATGCCATCCACTAAT CTACTGAAGCAAGGAGCACATGTCCACTTGATCAGCAAGAGTGCTGGACGAGGCATTCAGAATAAGGAAGATACTCCAACTGCAAAAGCTAATAGTGGACCATGGAGtatgactgt CTCTTGGGTTGGGTTGAATAAGGAAGATACTCCAACTGCAAAAGCTAATAGTGGACCATGGA GTGTTTTTACTGTTGAGTTGAGGGGACCAGGCAGGATAGCCATCCACAGTGTAAAGGAGCACGAAAAGTACATGCGTATTAAGGATGGAAAGTTAGACCATGGTGGTGATGGAGGAGAGTGGTGTGATTTTTACGTACACGATGTCG AAAATGGATATGTAGTGTTTGAGTCTTATCAACATCAAGGGACACATGTGGGCATCTTACCTGATGGTTCTTGTAAGAATCCCAACGAGACTGGTGTGGGAGAACATGGACAATTCTGGGTGATTGTTGATGAAATG CCTGATCCTAATGCTGAGAGTGCTTCTGTACCTGTAAAAAAACCTACACCTGTAAAACAACCTACACCTGTAAAACAACCTACACCTGTAAAACAACCTTCACCTGTAAAACAACCTTCACCTGTAGAACAACCTTCACCTGTAGAACAAGCTGCACCTGTAGAACAAGCTGCACCTGTAGAACAAACTGCACCTGTAGAACAAGCTGCACCA GTCAACAACAAGGAAGATAAGTCTGCGACCTCTACCAACTACTGGCTCTGGTTGTTGATAGCTATTGTCACTAGTTACTGCTGTTATGTTCTCTATGATAAGATCAAGTGA